A window of Actinomadura viridis genomic DNA:
GGGGCGGCTCCGTCATCAACATCGCCTCGGTCGGCGGCATGATCACCGAGCACGGGATCGGCTACTACAACGCCACCAAGGCCGCGGTCATCCACCTCACCCGCCAGTTCGCCATGGAGCTGTCGCCCGGCGTACGGGTCAACTGCATCGCCCCCGGCCTGGTCAAGACCGCCCTCGCCCGCGCCCTGTGGGAGAACAACGAGGAGCAGATCAACAAGCACCTGCCGCTGGCCCGGATCGGCGAGCCCGAGGACATCGCGAGCGCGGCGGTGTTCCTGGCCGGCGACACCGCGTCCTGGATGACCGGGCAGACCATGGTGGTCGACGGCGGCGCGACCATCCGTCCCTCCATCGCCTGAGGAGCAGCACATGACCCGCTGGGGACTGACCATTCCGCTGACCGGGGTACCGCTGGCCGAGCACCGCGAGATCGTCGCCGCGCTCCCCGGCCTCGGCTACACCGACGCCTGGTCCGCCGAGAGCAACGGCACCGACGGCTTCACCCCGCTGGCGCTGGCCTCGCAGTGGGCGCCGGAGCTGCGCCTGGGGCCCGCGATCGTGCCGGTTTACACGCGCGGGCCCGCGCTGCTGGCCCAGCAGGCCGCCACCCTGGCCGACCTGGCCCCGGGCCGCTTCGTCCTGGGCATCGGCACCTCCTCCGACACGATCGTGGAACGCTGGAACGCCATCCCGTTCGAGGAGCCCTACAAGCGCACCCGCGACACGCTGCGCTTCCTGCGCCGCGCGCTGGCCGGGGAGAAGGTGACCGAGGAGTACGACACCTTCGCCGTCCGGGGGTTCAAGCTCGACGGGGCGCCCGCGGTCCCGCCGCCGATCGTGCTGGCGG
This region includes:
- a CDS encoding LLM class F420-dependent oxidoreductase, with protein sequence MTRWGLTIPLTGVPLAEHREIVAALPGLGYTDAWSAESNGTDGFTPLALASQWAPELRLGPAIVPVYTRGPALLAQQAATLADLAPGRFVLGIGTSSDTIVERWNAIPFEEPYKRTRDTLRFLRRALAGEKVTEEYDTFAVRGFKLDGAPAVPPPIVLAALRPGMLRLAAREADGAITNWLAPADVPKVRAELGEEPELIARLFVCPTEDAEEARSIGRWMIAAYLNVPVYRAFHEWLGRGEALRPMNEAWAAGDRRKALEVIPDEVVDDLIVHGSPEACRARLREYVANGLTTPVLAIVPGGGMPVAEAVRALAPGA